A stretch of Kaistella flava (ex Peng et al. 2021) DNA encodes these proteins:
- the rimO gene encoding 30S ribosomal protein S12 methylthiotransferase RimO has product MRTKSVGKKKINIVTLGCSKNVYDSEVLMGQLQANGKEVVHEDKGDIVVINTCGFIDNAKEESINTILEYVEAKNRGEVEQVFVTGCLSERYKPDLIREIPDVDQYFGTRDLPLLLKHLGADYKHELVGERMVTTPRHYAYLKISEGCDRPCSFCAIPLMRGGNISTPIENLVIEAEKLAKKGVKELILIAQDLTYYGLDLYKKRALGDLLLRLVKVEGIEWIRLHYAFPTGFPEDVLEIIKNEPKVCNYIDIPLQHINSDLLKAMKRGTSHEKTNALLSKFRQMVPDMAIRTTLIVGFPGETEERFQEMKEWVREQRFDRLGCFTYSHEENTTAYVLEDDVPQEVKEARVEEIMELQSQISWEKNQERIGKTYRCIFDRKEGNYFVGRTEFDSPDVDNTVLVPAENTYLSIGEFADIKINSAEEFDLYGELV; this is encoded by the coding sequence ATGCGTACAAAATCCGTCGGAAAAAAGAAAATCAATATCGTTACATTAGGTTGTTCCAAAAATGTATATGATTCTGAAGTGTTGATGGGACAATTACAAGCCAACGGAAAAGAAGTGGTACACGAAGATAAAGGAGATATCGTTGTAATCAATACCTGTGGTTTTATCGATAATGCTAAGGAAGAATCTATTAATACCATTCTAGAATATGTAGAGGCGAAAAACAGAGGCGAAGTAGAACAGGTTTTCGTTACAGGTTGTTTATCAGAAAGATATAAGCCGGATTTGATCAGAGAAATTCCAGATGTTGATCAATATTTCGGAACCCGTGATTTACCTTTATTATTAAAGCATTTAGGAGCCGATTACAAACACGAATTGGTGGGCGAAAGAATGGTGACTACACCAAGACATTACGCGTACTTAAAGATTTCTGAAGGGTGTGATCGACCTTGTTCTTTCTGCGCCATTCCTTTAATGAGAGGTGGGAATATTTCAACGCCAATTGAAAACCTGGTGATTGAAGCAGAAAAATTAGCCAAAAAAGGAGTTAAAGAACTCATTTTAATTGCACAGGATTTAACCTATTACGGTTTAGATCTATATAAGAAAAGAGCTTTAGGTGATTTGCTTTTGCGTTTGGTAAAAGTAGAAGGAATAGAGTGGATTCGTTTGCACTACGCTTTCCCTACAGGTTTCCCAGAAGATGTTTTAGAGATCATTAAAAACGAACCAAAGGTTTGTAACTATATCGATATTCCTTTACAGCATATCAATTCTGATTTGTTGAAAGCTATGAAACGTGGAACTTCTCACGAGAAAACCAATGCATTATTATCGAAGTTCAGACAAATGGTTCCAGATATGGCGATCAGAACAACGCTGATTGTTGGTTTCCCGGGAGAAACAGAAGAGCGATTCCAGGAAATGAAAGAATGGGTTCGTGAGCAAAGATTCGATCGTTTAGGATGCTTTACTTATTCTCATGAAGAAAATACCACTGCTTACGTTTTAGAGGATGACGTTCCTCAAGAAGTAAAAGAAGCCAGAGTTGAAGAGATCATGGAATTACAATCTCAGATTTCGTGGGAGAAAAACCAGGAGAGAATCGGGAAAACTTACCGTTGTATTTTCGATCGTAAAGAAGGAAATTATTTTGTTGGAAGAACAGAATTCGATTCTCCAGATGTCGACAATACCGTTTTAGTTCCTGCTGAAAACACTTATTTATCCATCGGAGAATTTGCTGATATTAAAATTAATTCAGCTGAAGAATTCGATTTGTACGGTGAATTGGTTTAA
- a CDS encoding bifunctional UDP-3-O-[3-hydroxymyristoyl] N-acetylglucosamine deacetylase/3-hydroxyacyl-ACP dehydratase, which yields MSDKQKTLNEEISLSGIGLHTGREVTLTMKPAKENTGFVFVRTDLEGNPHIEADVNYVTTTERGTTLEKLGVRIHTCEHLLAALVGCDIDNAILEMDSAEPPILDGSSKYFVEAIEKAGIKEQAAAREYLIVKEVLSYSDPATGSEITIIPSDTYEVTTMVDFGTKVLGTQNATLKDISEFKTEISSARTFSFLHELEMLLDAGLIKGGDISNAIVYVDKELTPQTAERLKKAFGKDEVSIRPNGILDNLTLNYPNEAARHKLLDVIGDLALVGVKIKGKVIANKPGHFVNTQFAKKLNRQWKLQKKKNVPDIDIYKEPVYDINGIMKLMPHRPPFLLIDKILELSDSHVVGLKNVTMNEPFFVGHFPKEPVMPGVLQVEALAQTGGILVLASVPDPENYSTYFIKIDKVKFKKKVVPGDTMVFKIELISPIRRGIVHMQGYGYVGDSVVVEAELMAQVAKNKPE from the coding sequence ATGAGTGATAAACAAAAAACTTTAAACGAAGAGATTTCTCTCTCCGGAATCGGACTACATACTGGTCGCGAAGTAACTCTTACCATGAAACCTGCAAAAGAAAACACAGGTTTCGTTTTTGTAAGAACAGATCTTGAGGGAAACCCTCATATCGAAGCAGACGTCAACTATGTAACTACGACAGAACGAGGAACAACTCTGGAAAAATTAGGAGTTAGAATCCATACTTGCGAACATTTGCTTGCTGCTTTGGTAGGATGCGATATCGATAATGCGATCTTGGAAATGGACAGTGCAGAACCACCAATTTTAGATGGTTCTTCTAAGTATTTCGTAGAAGCAATCGAGAAAGCAGGAATCAAGGAACAAGCTGCAGCCAGAGAATATCTGATTGTAAAAGAAGTGCTAAGTTACAGCGACCCTGCAACGGGTTCAGAAATTACAATTATTCCATCTGATACTTACGAAGTAACAACGATGGTTGATTTCGGTACCAAAGTATTAGGAACTCAAAATGCGACTTTAAAAGATATTTCAGAATTTAAAACTGAAATTTCATCTGCAAGAACTTTTAGTTTTTTACATGAATTAGAAATGCTTTTGGATGCAGGCTTAATTAAAGGTGGCGATATTTCTAATGCCATCGTGTATGTTGATAAAGAGTTGACTCCGCAAACGGCAGAGCGACTTAAAAAAGCCTTCGGGAAAGATGAAGTTTCAATTCGTCCGAATGGAATTTTAGATAATCTTACTTTAAATTATCCTAATGAAGCGGCACGTCATAAATTACTTGATGTAATTGGTGATTTGGCTTTGGTTGGTGTTAAAATTAAAGGGAAAGTTATTGCAAATAAACCAGGACATTTTGTTAATACCCAGTTTGCTAAGAAATTAAACAGACAGTGGAAATTACAAAAAAAGAAAAACGTTCCTGATATCGATATATATAAAGAACCGGTTTACGACATCAATGGAATTATGAAATTGATGCCACACAGACCACCGTTTTTATTGATTGACAAAATTTTAGAACTTTCTGATTCTCACGTGGTAGGATTGAAAAATGTAACGATGAACGAACCGTTTTTCGTAGGGCATTTTCCAAAAGAACCAGTGATGCCAGGGGTTTTGCAAGTAGAAGCTTTAGCACAAACTGGAGGGATTCTTGTTTTAGCAAGCGTTCCCGATCCTGAAAATTATTCTACTTATTTTATTAAAATAGATAAAGTTAAGTTCAAGAAAAAAGTAGTTCCAGGAGATACCATGGTTTTCAAAATTGAATTGATATCACCTATCAGAAGAGGTATTGTTCACATGCAAGGGTACGGTTATGTTGGAGATAGTGTAGTGGTTGAAGCAGAATTAATGGCGCAGGTAGCAAAAAATAAACCTGAATAA
- a CDS encoding exodeoxyribonuclease III translates to MKIISYNVNGIRAAFTKDFLGWLNIANPDVICIQESKAGNDQIDIESLEQNGYFSYWHSAQKKGYSGVGIASKVQPKHIEYGCGIEHYDSEGRIIRADFEGFSVISVYVPSASNIERLDFKMKFCFDFLNYIKELKKTIPNLIICGDFNICHNAIDIHNPESLKNTSGFLPMEREWMTQFIDECELIDSFRFFNDQPDNYSWWSYRQNSRARNKGWRLDYNFVSYSLKEKLSRAAILSEAVHSDHCPVLVELS, encoded by the coding sequence ATGAAAATCATCTCTTATAATGTAAACGGAATTAGGGCGGCATTTACTAAAGACTTTTTAGGTTGGCTGAATATTGCTAATCCCGATGTCATCTGCATCCAGGAAAGTAAAGCGGGCAATGACCAAATCGATATCGAAAGTTTAGAGCAAAACGGTTATTTCAGTTATTGGCACTCTGCACAGAAGAAAGGATATTCTGGCGTGGGAATCGCGTCTAAAGTTCAGCCTAAGCATATAGAGTACGGTTGTGGGATTGAACATTACGATTCTGAAGGTAGAATTATCCGTGCAGACTTTGAGGGATTTTCAGTGATTTCTGTTTATGTGCCGTCGGCGTCAAATATCGAAAGACTGGATTTTAAAATGAAGTTCTGTTTCGATTTCCTGAATTATATTAAAGAGTTAAAGAAAACGATTCCTAACCTTATCATATGTGGCGATTTTAATATTTGCCACAATGCAATTGATATTCACAATCCAGAAAGTTTAAAGAACACTTCCGGCTTCCTACCGATGGAAAGAGAATGGATGACTCAATTTATCGACGAATGCGAATTGATTGACAGTTTTAGATTCTTTAATGATCAACCGGATAATTATTCTTGGTGGAGTTACAGGCAAAATTCCAGAGCGAGAAATAAAGGCTGGAGATTGGATTATAATTTCGTGTCTTATTCTTTGAAGGAGAAACTTTCTCGTGCGGCGATTTTGAGTGAAGCAGTACATTCGGATCATTGTCCGGTTTTGGTGGAACTTTCTTAG
- a CDS encoding PglZ domain-containing protein has protein sequence MSKVIWIDDEVDLLKPHIVFLENKGYKVTPVNNVNEALEMIEKENFQLALLDENMPGISGLEAIPMIKNIDSAIKIVMVTKNEEESIMEQAIGSQIADYILKPVNPNQVLLSLKKNLQEETLVEQKTILEYQQEFRNLSMELSYLKTYKDWAEYYKKILNWEIKFDKVFDSEFSDLLQSQKEEANIQFSKFIENNYEDWLNSSDKPMMSHTLFKEKIKPEVEKDKVLLLMIDNLRYDQWKVIEPLFTKFYQKTSEDYYYSILPTATQYARNAFFAGLMPSEIEKRFPQYWINDNEDGNKNEHERDFLEDQMKRLGLSGKSMKYLKILNADFERKILEDFNQHKNNDLLVIVYNFIDILSHAKTDNVIVNQLIRDDKTFRSLTYNWFENSSLLKIIKQAAENGFKLVITTDHGTIYVKKPSKVVGDRETSTNIRYKTGRSLTYENGDVWAISNPEKLFLPKGNLSSKYIFAKNNIFLAYPKNYNHFVNYYKETYQHGGISLEECIIPISILEPK, from the coding sequence ATGTCAAAAGTTATTTGGATAGATGATGAAGTAGATTTACTAAAACCACATATTGTATTTTTAGAAAATAAAGGTTACAAAGTTACACCCGTAAATAACGTGAATGAAGCTTTGGAAATGATTGAAAAAGAAAATTTTCAATTGGCTTTATTGGATGAAAATATGCCCGGCATTTCCGGACTGGAAGCAATTCCAATGATAAAAAATATCGACTCCGCCATTAAAATTGTAATGGTTACGAAGAATGAAGAGGAATCCATTATGGAACAAGCCATTGGTTCCCAGATTGCAGATTACATTTTGAAACCGGTAAACCCTAATCAAGTTTTACTTTCTTTAAAGAAAAACCTTCAGGAAGAAACTTTGGTTGAACAAAAAACCATTCTGGAATACCAACAGGAATTCAGAAATCTTTCGATGGAGCTTTCTTATCTGAAAACTTATAAAGACTGGGCAGAATATTATAAGAAAATTTTGAACTGGGAAATTAAATTTGATAAAGTGTTCGACAGCGAGTTTTCAGATCTATTGCAATCCCAAAAAGAAGAAGCGAATATTCAGTTCTCGAAGTTTATTGAAAACAATTACGAAGATTGGTTGAATTCATCAGACAAACCAATGATGAGTCACACTTTATTTAAAGAAAAAATAAAACCGGAAGTCGAAAAAGATAAAGTTCTTTTATTAATGATTGATAATCTTCGTTACGACCAGTGGAAAGTAATCGAGCCTTTATTCACCAAATTCTACCAGAAAACTTCGGAAGATTATTATTACAGTATTTTACCAACGGCAACACAATATGCAAGAAATGCTTTCTTTGCTGGACTGATGCCGTCTGAAATCGAGAAAAGATTCCCACAATATTGGATTAACGATAATGAAGATGGCAATAAAAACGAGCACGAACGCGACTTTTTAGAAGATCAAATGAAGCGTCTCGGCTTATCTGGAAAATCAATGAAATATCTAAAAATCTTAAATGCAGATTTTGAACGCAAAATCTTAGAAGATTTCAACCAACATAAAAACAATGACTTGCTGGTTATTGTTTACAATTTCATCGATATTTTATCTCATGCAAAAACGGATAATGTTATTGTAAACCAATTAATCAGAGATGATAAAACCTTCCGTTCCTTAACGTACAATTGGTTTGAAAACTCCTCTTTATTAAAGATTATTAAACAAGCTGCCGAGAACGGTTTCAAACTCGTTATCACGACAGATCACGGAACTATTTACGTTAAGAAACCGAGTAAAGTTGTTGGTGACCGAGAAACTTCAACGAATATTCGTTATAAAACAGGTAGAAGTTTGACCTACGAAAACGGCGATGTTTGGGCAATTTCGAATCCAGAGAAGTTATTTTTACCGAAAGGAAATTTGAGTTCCAAATATATCTTTGCAAAAAATAACATTTTTTTAGCGTATCCAAAAAATTACAATCACTTTGTAAATTATTATAAAGAAACCTATCAGCACGGTGGAATTTCTTTAGAGGAATGTATTATTCCGATTAGTATTTTAGAACCTAAGTAG
- a CDS encoding HD domain-containing protein, with amino-acid sequence MTNKFKIINDPVHGFISIPHEILFDVIEHPYFQRLRRISQTGLLNLIFPGATHTRFHHAIGAMHLMFTALETLKLKGVQVSKEEEKGALLAILLHDVGHGPFSHALENMLMDDWHHEKLSLLLMNKMNEEFNGELSMAIEMFQGKYHRKFFNQLISSQLDVDRLDYLKRDSFYTGVVEGNVNTQRIISMMNVSEDELVIDAKGIYSIENFLTARMFMYWQVYYHKTSALAEYLLVKILARAKFLVSQGKQLPASENLAYFLHKNQFEKATEEDIQRFTELDDNDVIQAIKFWTKSDDVILSYLCNCVIQRKFPKTLMSSKPFDQEFIDDKIARTNLKFGADIGSELVDEISRNLLPYNSDHQPIFLLQKDGQKITLDHSENQILSSFINQLNTKYILSFPREI; translated from the coding sequence ATGACCAATAAATTTAAAATCATCAACGATCCGGTTCACGGATTTATAAGTATTCCTCACGAAATTCTTTTTGATGTTATCGAACATCCTTATTTTCAAAGATTACGACGGATTTCTCAAACAGGATTATTAAATTTAATTTTCCCGGGAGCGACCCACACTAGATTTCATCATGCGATCGGTGCGATGCATTTGATGTTTACCGCCTTGGAAACTTTAAAATTGAAAGGCGTTCAAGTATCTAAAGAAGAAGAGAAGGGTGCGTTATTGGCCATTTTACTTCACGATGTTGGTCATGGTCCGTTTTCGCACGCTTTAGAAAATATGCTGATGGATGATTGGCACCATGAAAAATTGTCGCTGTTGTTGATGAATAAAATGAATGAGGAGTTTAATGGTGAACTTTCGATGGCTATAGAAATGTTTCAGGGAAAATACCACCGAAAATTCTTTAACCAGTTAATATCATCACAGCTTGACGTCGATCGTCTGGATTATTTAAAACGAGATAGTTTCTATACCGGAGTTGTTGAGGGAAATGTAAATACCCAAAGAATTATTTCGATGATGAACGTTTCTGAAGATGAATTGGTGATTGATGCGAAAGGTATTTATTCCATTGAAAACTTTTTGACAGCACGGATGTTTATGTACTGGCAAGTGTATTATCATAAGACTTCTGCTCTGGCAGAATACCTTTTGGTGAAGATTTTGGCTCGTGCGAAATTTTTAGTTTCTCAGGGAAAACAACTTCCTGCTTCAGAAAACCTGGCTTATTTCCTACACAAAAATCAATTTGAAAAAGCAACAGAAGAAGATATTCAGCGTTTTACAGAACTCGATGATAATGATGTGATCCAAGCCATAAAGTTTTGGACCAAAAGTGATGATGTTATTTTATCTTATCTGTGTAACTGCGTTATTCAACGTAAGTTTCCGAAAACGCTAATGTCATCGAAACCTTTTGATCAAGAGTTTATTGATGATAAAATTGCACGAACGAACCTTAAATTTGGAGCAGATATCGGTTCGGAATTGGTAGATGAAATCTCTAGAAATCTGTTGCCTTATAATTCAGATCATCAACCTATTTTTTTACTACAAAAGGATGGTCAAAAAATTACGCTGGACCATTCTGAGAACCAAATTCTATCTTCCTTTATCAATCAATTGAATACCAAGTATATTTTATCATTCCCACGAGAAATTTAA
- the lpxD gene encoding UDP-3-O-(3-hydroxymyristoyl)glucosamine N-acyltransferase, whose amino-acid sequence MEFTASQIANFINGRIIGDEHALITGVSPIESGEEGHLSFVAQERFAEHIDQSKCSVLIVSEKLLSDKTYQPTIIAVEDAYLAFQVLMNLYQEMQGRKSGIEDGAVFHESASVGENVYVGAFTCVSEKVKIGDGSQIYPQVYIGKNVKIGKNCVLYSGVRVYDHCVIGDNCIIHSNTVIGSDGFGFQPTKDGYQKIPQLGNVVLEDHVEIGSNCSIDRGTIGSTTIGKGTKIDNLIQIAHNVKIGQNNVIAAQAGIAGSTVIGDWNQIGGQVGIVGHIQIGNQVKIQAQSGVNSSTKDGEILYGSPAINAGEYRRNYVHFRNFTDIVKRINNLELNSKDNTNE is encoded by the coding sequence ATGGAATTTACCGCATCGCAGATTGCAAATTTTATTAACGGACGAATCATAGGGGATGAGCACGCGCTAATCACGGGAGTATCACCTATAGAAAGTGGAGAAGAAGGCCATCTTTCTTTCGTTGCGCAAGAAAGATTTGCAGAGCATATTGATCAATCAAAGTGCTCAGTTCTAATCGTTTCCGAGAAACTTTTATCCGACAAAACTTATCAACCAACTATTATTGCTGTAGAAGATGCTTATCTTGCTTTTCAGGTTTTAATGAATCTGTACCAGGAAATGCAGGGGCGCAAATCCGGCATTGAAGATGGAGCGGTTTTTCATGAATCGGCTTCAGTAGGCGAAAATGTCTACGTCGGTGCTTTTACCTGTGTCTCTGAAAAGGTGAAAATAGGTGATGGTTCACAAATTTACCCGCAAGTATACATTGGTAAAAATGTAAAAATTGGTAAAAATTGTGTCTTATATAGTGGAGTTAGAGTCTATGATCATTGCGTAATTGGAGATAACTGTATCATTCATTCCAATACGGTAATTGGTTCAGATGGTTTTGGTTTTCAACCGACCAAAGATGGTTATCAGAAAATTCCACAATTAGGAAATGTAGTTTTAGAAGATCATGTAGAAATTGGTTCTAACTGTAGTATTGACCGAGGAACGATCGGATCTACCACTATTGGTAAAGGAACTAAAATCGATAACTTAATCCAAATTGCTCATAATGTAAAGATTGGTCAGAACAATGTAATTGCGGCGCAAGCAGGAATAGCAGGTTCTACCGTAATTGGAGACTGGAATCAAATCGGCGGTCAAGTCGGTATTGTAGGTCATATCCAAATCGGAAACCAAGTTAAAATACAAGCACAGAGTGGTGTGAATTCTAGCACCAAAGACGGCGAAATTCTGTACGGCTCACCTGCCATCAACGCTGGTGAATACCGAAGAAACTATGTGCATTTCAGAAATTTCACCGATATTGTTAAACGAATAAATAATCTTGAGCTCAACTCAAAAGATAATACTAATGAGTGA
- the rfbA gene encoding glucose-1-phosphate thymidylyltransferase RfbA codes for MKGIILAGGSGTRLYPLTIAVSKQLMPVYDKPMIYYPLSTLLLAGIKDILIITTPHDQEGFIKLLGDGSAIGCNIQYKIQPSPDGLAQAFILGEEFIGDDSVALVLGDNIFYGTGLAKLLESKTTVKGGCVFAYQVSDPERYGVVEFDENLKAVSIEEKPEEPKSNFAVPGLYFYDNSVVEYAKNLKPSVRGELEITDINRIYLEKGQLEVGVMSRGTAWLDTGTFDSLHEASEFVKVLEKRQGFKISCIEEIAYVKGFINKEQLLKSAEKYGKSGYGDYLKKLI; via the coding sequence ATGAAAGGAATAATTTTAGCTGGCGGATCGGGAACAAGACTTTATCCATTAACCATCGCAGTTAGCAAACAGTTAATGCCGGTTTATGATAAGCCGATGATTTATTATCCGCTTTCGACTTTATTGTTAGCAGGAATTAAGGATATCTTAATTATTACAACGCCGCACGATCAAGAAGGATTTATCAAGCTTTTAGGTGATGGATCTGCGATTGGCTGCAATATTCAATATAAAATTCAACCCAGTCCAGATGGTTTAGCTCAAGCTTTTATTTTGGGCGAAGAATTTATCGGTGACGATTCTGTTGCCTTAGTTTTGGGAGATAATATTTTCTACGGAACAGGTTTAGCAAAACTATTAGAAAGCAAAACTACTGTAAAAGGAGGTTGCGTTTTTGCATATCAAGTTTCAGATCCTGAAAGATATGGTGTTGTCGAATTTGATGAAAATTTGAAAGCCGTTTCCATCGAAGAAAAACCAGAAGAACCAAAATCAAACTTTGCTGTTCCAGGATTATACTTCTATGATAACTCAGTAGTAGAATATGCCAAGAATTTAAAACCATCAGTAAGAGGAGAATTAGAAATTACTGACATTAATAGAATTTATCTTGAAAAAGGACAATTGGAAGTTGGTGTAATGTCGCGCGGAACAGCTTGGTTAGACACCGGAACATTTGATTCTTTACACGAAGCGTCAGAATTTGTAAAGGTTTTGGAAAAGAGACAGGGATTCAAAATTTCTTGTATCGAAGAAATCGCTTACGTGAAAGGATTTATTAATAAAGAACAATTGCTGAAATCTGCCGAGAAATACGGTAAGAGCGGTTATGGTGATTACTTGAAGAAATTGATCTAG
- a CDS encoding septal ring lytic transglycosylase RlpA family protein, whose translation MMKRGILLIIMMISTLGLFSFKTNTDDAKKTSFASFYHDKFNGRKTASGDIFNNEKLTAANRTLPFGTMVKVTNLRSGKSVVVEINDRGPFHSARALDLSKAAYESIGDPRKGTMPVEYEIIDND comes from the coding sequence ATGATGAAAAGAGGAATACTCCTAATCATAATGATGATTTCAACTCTCGGTCTGTTTTCTTTTAAGACAAATACCGATGATGCTAAAAAGACAAGTTTTGCATCGTTTTACCACGATAAGTTTAATGGTAGAAAAACGGCAAGCGGTGATATTTTTAATAACGAAAAATTAACTGCAGCCAACAGAACGCTTCCTTTCGGGACCATGGTCAAAGTGACCAACCTGAGATCAGGAAAAAGTGTAGTAGTAGAAATTAATGACCGCGGTCCTTTTCATTCTGCCAGAGCACTTGATCTTTCTAAGGCAGCGTACGAATCAATCGGGGATCCTAGAAAAGGAACCATGCCCGTTGAATACGAAATTATCGACAACGATTAA